In one Colletotrichum destructivum chromosome 2, complete sequence genomic region, the following are encoded:
- a CDS encoding Putative YjgF/YER057c/UK114 family, RutC-like superfamily protein — protein MSEIEKVLTTAAPPPLPQFSQAIKYNGMVYCSGSIGILTDRPGMVQAEGTVKDRTRQALKNLAAVLEAAGSSQRNIVKVNVYITKMTDFAIMNEAYDEFFTWDPKPARTCVAVYQLPLGTDVEIECTAFLNKPAQKL, from the exons ATGTCCGAAATCGAAAAGGTCCTCACCACCGCAGCCCCGCCGCCCCTGCCGCAGTTCTCCCAGGCCATCAAGTACAACGGCATGGTCTACTGCTCTGGCAGTATCGGTATCCTCACCGACAGGCCCGGCATGGTGCAGGCCGAGGGCACCGTCAAGGACCGGACC CGCCAAGCCCTCAagaacctcgccgccgtcctcgaggccgcgggcAGCAGCCAACGCAACATCGTCAAGGTCAACGTCTACATCACCAAGATGACCGACTTCGCCATCATGAACGAGGCCTACGATGAGTTCTTCACCTGGGACCCCAAGCCC GCCCGTACGTGCGTCGCTGTGTACCAGCTGCCGCTGGGCACCGACGTCGAGATCGAGTGCACGGCGTTCCTTAACAAGCCTGCCCAGAAGCTGTag
- a CDS encoding Putative P-loop containing nucleoside triphosphate hydrolase, nucleoside phosphorylase superfamily, with the protein MVKRAQTEDSNDSEEEWHQRLTKRPRKEEEDELSTDEHSSDDSDSSGSSDDSSDSSDRSTEPDSKRPRVQRTLHCEDYTVGWVCALPKEMTAARLMLDDLHESLAKIPGDENTYTFGNIRDHNIVIACLPSGQYGITSAAIVAENMRRSFPSIKVRLMVGIGGGAPDKHDVRLGDVVVSHPTATSSGVVPYNFGKTVQAGRFEQTGFLNKPPRELLAVVAKLRSHDSSLPDRISASLGQLQERDPSSGPFTKPPDDPDRLFDAAYDHIKGEDTCAKCDVYKLLERPRRPTDHPKIHYGVIASADQVMKHGITRRQLADDHDPLCFEMEAAGLMDSFPCLVIRGICDYSDSHKAKKWQEYAAATAAAYARELICVIPTHVTHNSLVHANLSPADKSARRKDLWESLKFDQIDSRQSNIKSALGKTCRWLTSHRSYKDWLDPAKLPEHHGFLWISGKPGAGKSTIMKFVMSRTKRGKVKKSPANAAVIHFFFNARGEELEKTTLGMYRSLLHQLLENLPDLLQVLDTADFGLLKEGSLFPWELPLLQKLFKKAIRKLGQRQVSCFIDALDECAEEEVREMVKFFEGLGRLAIKRGTTLYTCFSSRHYPHISIRNGLRLTLEEQNGHEKDLEEYVREKLETKNKKQTDDLTTQILRKSSGVFMWVVLVVDILNKEIRRGRMFAVKRRLDALPAGLSDLFEDILTRDNDNMEDLLLSIQWILFGKRPLSREEYYFALLSGLSASEALQSFDKVPAESMELFVVSSSKGLAETISTKSHLRTVQFIHESVRDFLLKDGGLRKFWPDLGEDFENRSHDQLKTCCLVYINKVDISARLSKDDYLLNTPKDDSKRIKKIVTDDFEFLDYATNMILPHADAAAETVPQDAFFMGFPLDQWIKLNNILEVHKIRRHNPNSASLTYMVAVKGLSMLIETALRLDLDIETHGGRYKYPLLAAMREGHERTAEIILQHFVVKAGQSNHVPGSNWSTEVPASINCHDTEGRTPLFFAAQRGQIKFARLLLELGATAFPQTKPWCTPLLAAVEENQEDVVKLILHWQFEVGRPGSISSSTLFDAPYPYDSDSNRQLLGADSSKLGLIRDNMNTSEATSEPVQRVVQHALNVAASTGHTGIARLLLAYGADPQGTDYNMETPLKSAIEAGMEAVVELLLDAGATLSPTEVEEGTPLHWACRYDDPTTLQCLIRREFDIDAADHRGNTPLHEASSWYAPRAAQVLVDAGASVQATNNQNETPLHLACQIGYSTIASILIKAGADVQATDDKGESPLHPACRQKDSIIASSLIKAGADVKAIDNEGKTPLHLACRGGHTETVGNLIRQGANVHHRDKDGRTPMFDAAACIYLNDLGTFEILLNHGADINERDKNRQSPLFSAAESGPAEGLSFLLSNNADVGVVDNSGQTALFALGLIGRESKARILVKAGLNPKYRDNLGQTALHAACFNRHPYLGYLKFLHEEIQDDFGVDVRDNAGRTPLHNAAKSCNVDIIKFLLQKGASPDATDAEGHTAIYKALMSDRHSYNDHARLSAVHCLLDGGADARKPCPGGESLVDLAARLDRLDVLKFLRSRLKN; encoded by the exons ATGGTCAAGCGAGCGCAGACGGAGGATTCAAACGACTCGGAGGAAGAATGGCACCAAAGGCTGACCAAGCGACCTcggaaggaggaggaggatgagctTTCTACGGACGAACACAGTAGCGACGACAGTGACAGCAGTGGCAGCAGTGATgacagcagcgacagcagcgacagAAGTACGGAGCCCGACTCGAAGCGACCAAGGGTGCAGCGGACTCTCCACTGTGAGGACTACACAGTTGGCTGGGTATGCGCGCTTCCCAAGGAGATGACGGCTGCGAGGTTGATGCTGGACGACCTTCACGAGTCCCTAGCCAAAATACCAGGCGACGAGAACACCTACACTTTCGGAAACATCAGGGACCACAACATCGTTATCGCTTGTCTTCCTTCCGGTCAATATGGAATTACCTCCGCGGCAATAGTGGCAGAAAACATGCGCAGGAGCTTTCCCTCAATCAAGGTCCGGTTAATGGTAGGCATAGGGGGCGGCGCTCCGGACAAGCACGACGTACGTCTCGGGGACGTCGTGGTCAGTCACCCGACAGCCACTTCTTCGGGGGTGGTGCCGTATAACTTTGGCAAGACCGTGCAAGCTGGGCGGTTTGAGCAAACAGGGTTTCTGAACAAGCCTCCACGGGAGCTCCTTGCCGTTGTCGCTAAGCTGCGATCTCACGACAGCTCACTTCCGGATCGTATCTCTGCATCCCTTGGTCAACTCCAAGAACGCGATCCTTCATCGGGTCCCTTCACAAAACCACCAGACGATCCAGACCGGCTTTTTGATGCTGCATACGACCACATCAAGGGGGAAGATACTTGCGCTAAATGCGACGTTTACAAGCTGTTGGAACGTCCGAGGAGGCCTACCGATCACCCCAAGATTCACTATGGCGTTATTGCTTCTGCAGACCAAGTTATGAAGCACGGTATTACCAGACGGCAGCTGGCGGATGATCACGACCCTCTTTGTTTCGAGATGGAAGCAGCTGGTCTGATGGACAGCTTTCCTTGCTTGGTCATTCGCGGAATCTGTGATTACTCTGATTCCCACAAGGCCAAGAAATGGCAGGAGTATGCTGctgcgacagcggcggcgtaTGCAAGAGAGCTTATTTGTGTCATCCCTACGCACGTAACTCATAACAGTTTGGTGCATGCCAACTTGTCCCCTGCCG ACAAATCAGCACGACGTAAAGATCTATGGGAGTCACTCAAATTCGACCAGATCGACAGCCGACAATCGAACATCAAGTCCGCGCTTGGGAAGACATGCCGCTGGTTGACCAGTCATCGGAGCTACAAAGACTGGTTGGATCCCGCGAAGCTACCTGAGCACCACGGTTTCCTCTGGATCAGTGGGAAACCCGGAGCGGGAAAATCAACCATTATGAAATTCGTCATGAGCCGCACGAAAAGAGGAAAAGTCAAAAAGTCACCAGCGAATGCGGCCGTCATacacttcttcttcaacgcaAGAGGCGAGGAGTTGGAGAAAACGACATTGGGAATGTATCGCTCCCTTCTCCACCAGCTGTTGGAGAACTTGCCGGATTTGCTACAAGTACTTGACACGGCAGACTTCGGACTTTTGAAAGAGGGTAGTTTATTCCCTTGGGAGTTGCCATTGCTGCAGAAGCTTTTCAAAAAGGCCATCCGGAAACTTGGGCAGCGCCAGGTCAGTTGCTTCATTGACGCACTCGACGAGTgtgccgaagaagaggtcAGGGAGATGGTCAAGTTCTTTGAAGGACTTGGTCGACTTGCCATCAAAAGAGGAACCACACTCTATACCTGCTTTTCAAGCCGCCATTACCCGCACATCTCTATCCGAAATGGTCTACGGCTTACACTAGAAGAACAGAACGGTCACGAAAAAGACCTGGAGGAATACGTTCGAGAGAAGCTGGAaaccaagaacaagaagcaaACCGATGATCTCACAACCCAAATACTTCGCAAATCCTCTGGCGTTTTCATGTGGGTAGTCTTGGTTGTCGACATCCTCAACAAGGAGATTCGACGAGGGCGGATGTTTGCAGTCAAAAGAAGGCTTGACGCGTTGCCCGCAGGACTAAGTGACCTTTTCGAAGACATCCTGACGAGAGACAACGACAACATGGAAGACCTGCTTCTATCGATTCAATGGATCCTCTTCGGCAAACGACCTTTGAGCCGAGAGGAGTATTACTTTGCTCTTCTATCGGGCTTGAGCGCATCTGAAGCTCTGCAAAGTTTTGACAAGGTCCCGGCGGAATCGATGGAGCTTTTCGTTGTCAGTTCTTCCAAAGGACTCGCAGAAACCATCTCGACAAAATCACACCTGCGAACAGTCCAATTCATCCACGAATCTGTGAGAGACTTCCTTCTCAAAGACGGTGGGCTGCGCAAGTTCTGGCCAGACTTGGGAGAGGATTTCGAGAATCGAAGCCACGACCAGCTGAAAACTTGCTGTCTTGTGTATATCAACAAAGTCGACATCTCAGCTCGACTTTCCAAAGACGATTACCTGTTGAACACGCCCAAGGATGATTCCAAGCGGATCAAGAAAATTGTTACGGACGATTTCGAGTTCCTGGATTACGCGACGAACATGATTCTGCCACATGCtgacgcggcggcggaaacAGTCCCTCAAGACGCCTTTTTTATGGGCTTCCCGCTTGATCAATGGATCAAGCTCAATAACATACTGGAAGTCCACAAGATCCGGCGGCACAACCCCAATTCCGCTAGTCTAACATACATGGTCGCAGTGAAAGGCTTATCAATGCTTATTGAGACGGCTTTGCGTCTTGACCTCGACATAGAGACCCATGGGGGACGCTACAAATATCCGCTCCTCGCCGCTATGAGGGAAGGCCATGAGAGGACAGCCGAAATCATTCTGCAGCATTTCGTAGTCAAAGCGGGACAAAGTAATCATGTTCCTGGGTCAAACTGGAGCACCGAAGTTCCCGCAAGTATCAACTGTCACGATACAGAAGGTCGGACGCCATTGTTCTTTGCAGCACAAAGAGGTCAGATCAAATTCGCGAGACTACTGCTTGAATTGGGCGCGACGGCTTTTCCGCAGACGAAACCTTGGTGTACGCCACTCTTGGCGGCAGTTGAGGAGAATCAAGAAGACGTTGTAAAGCTCATTCTACACTGGCAATTTGAGGTTGGGCGTCCTGGATCTATCTCGTCTTCAACTCTTTTCGACGCCCCATATCCATATGACTCCGACAGCAACAGACAGCTACTCGGCGCAGACTCTTCGAAACTGGGACTCATCAGGGACAATATGAATACTTCGGAAGCAACCAGTGAACCAGTCCAAAGAGTTGTTCAACACGCATTAAATGTTGCGGCCAGTACCGGCCATACAGGCATTGCAAGGCTTCTACTTGCTTATGGCGCGGACCCCCAAGGAACCGACTACAACATGGAAACGCCACTGAAAAGTGCTATCGAGGCGGGAATGGAAGCTGTTGTGGAGCTGTTGCTTGATGCTGGGGCCACACTCAGTCCGACGGAAGTCGAGGAAGGAACGCCACTCCACTGGGCCTGCCGATATGACGATCCAACCACCTTACAGTGTTTAATCAGGAGAGAGTTTGATATTGATGCGGCCGATCATAGAGGCAATACTCCGCTGCACgaagcttcttcttggtATGCTCCGAGGGCGGCACAAGTGTTGGTTGATGCAGGGGCCTCCGTTCAAGCTACCAACAACCAGAACGAAACACCCCTTCACCTTGCATGCCAAATAGGGTATTCAACAATTGCAAGCATCCTGATAAAAGCTGGGGCAGATGTTCAAGCAACTGATGATAAGGGCGAAAGTCCACTTCACCCTGCATGCCGACAAAAGGATTCGATAATTGCAAGCAGCTTAATCAAGGCCGGGGCAGACGTTAAGGCAATTGATAATGAGGGCAAAACGCCACTTCACCTTGCATGCCGGGGAGGGCACACAGAGACAGTGGGGAATCTGATCAGACAAGGCGCCAATGTTCATCATCGCGACAAAGATGGCAGGACTCCAATGTTTGATGCTGCTGCGTGCATTTATTTAAATGACTTGGGTACTTTTGAGATTTTACTCAACCACGGCGCTGACATTAACGAAAGAGACAAAAACAGGCAGTCGCCTCTTTTCAGCGCTGCAGAATCTGGCCCAGCAGAAGGTCTTTCATTTCTGCTAAGCAACAATGCCGATGTGGGTGTTGTGGACAATTCTGGCCAAACCGCATTGTTTGCGCTCGGGCTGATTGGACGAGAATCGAAAGCAAGGATACTGGTCAAGGCAGGCCTAAACCCCAAGTATAGGGACAATTTGGGGCAAACAGCACTTCATGCAGCATGCTTTAACCGGCATCCGTATCTTGGATACCTGAAATTTCTTCATGAGGAGATACAGGACGACTTCGGGGTTGACGTACGAGACAACGCAGGCCGGACACCACTGCATAACGCCGCGAAGTCATGCAACGTCGATATCATTAAGTTTCTTCTCCAAAAGGGGGCCAGCCCTGACGCGACCGATGCGGAAGGGCACACTGCCATTTACAAAGCCTTAATGTCCGACCGGCACTCTTATAACGACCATGCACGCTTGTCAGCAGTCCACTGCCTGCTTGACGGCGGAGCTGATGCCAGGAAGCCATGTCCAGGAGGTGAAAGTCTAGTGGATCTGGCTGCTAGACTGGACAGACTCGATGTGCTCAAGTTTCTCAGGTCTCGATTGAAAAATTAA
- a CDS encoding Putative RNA recognition motif domain, nucleotide-binding alpha-beta plait domain superfamily, translating to MPEPEATPEFEATAADLSPYCPSPLHSAASAVVPALQDTADILDAMSSSTQTNGVAHIGIDAAASGPVSADSYAMADFGDADGDNEDLDSLDDAYGEEEETHTEKTQEQQAEPDAGEDDYLKIFDSPPQDADEDGADQHDVSKAPEFMHNSAASDSLTSPLRVAPRPVADSSSAQPAATAATASALPTTAAAHQGAGSSAPRSTANGRNDNALEDDHAADISRLVAEMTGQTESHTDQSPAGHDAQSSSNLTSSSSSSAAAAASATLPPRPPLPQQTAPIYPSEEYRGFHPQNGASQVAPNMIAPPTPGQPSTYVSAGAPGTTPDAFGNLPPPPASGLNAAVPITSMNAPPYPNPATHAAGQPDESTDRQKHWDTFVNDERRYMADAKWDRFPDGSRIFIGSRSLSSGRPDGAIDFFSGNLSSERVSKRDVFDIFHKYGRLAQISLKSAYGFVQYHSLEDAQAAMDNLQGIEIKGRKIHLEISRAQKKKDGNERARSPDRGGRGGGRQSGRQDRQDAGNSHQDSRRNRDDYRPSRNSPSRRNGGHAREDSHGRERHHYDAQDRSRGRSRSPQGYGRQKDAYRRRTPTPPAYNRASAADDRLDIPRRYGNQVPDVQFLLLQELSRDFISWVERGFTDRGLKVDVMFLHPSFPREAIIQRQVIEGVHAIVDLDMHAQNIGKIPVRVFDRSGGLSARYDDYRDIDPPIAAELVLRAKSQAMPAAAPYQSAPPPQPQYQVYGQQPYGQPVPPHAPTYPGHQGPPRGPPPAQQQAVNAADLASMMSGIDNATLQRLLASMTPQGAGPAAANNAAGAANAQIQALMGGMQAAPPSAPTQPVSYGGQVYAPNGPSSTNGHHQAQAGTGDSAAQVENIMAQLARYRQ from the exons ATGCCCGAGCCAGAAGCTACTCCAGAGTTCGAGgctaccgccgccgacctctcGCCCTACTGCCCATCTCCTCTTCACTCTGCCGCTTCGGCCGTAGTGCCTGCTCTCCAGGATACTGCTGATATCCTTGATGCAATGTCTTCATCCACTCAAACTAACGGAGTTGCCCACATTGGCATAGACGCAGCGGCGTCTGGCCCTGTCAGTGCTGACTCGTATGCCATGGCCGACTTTGGCGATGCAGATGGCGACAACGAAGACCTCGACAGCCTGGACGATGCGTacggagaggaagaagagacacacacagagaagacgcaggagcagcaggcggAACcagacgccggcgaggatgactATCTCAAAATCTTCGACTCTCCTCCTCAGGATGCGGATGAGGATGGCGCTGATCAGCATGATGTATCAAAGGCACCAGAATTCATGCACAATTCCGCCGCTTCTGATTCTTTGACGAGCCCTCTTCGAGTAGCCCCTCGACCTGTCGCTGATTCCTCGTCGGCCCAAcctgctgctactgctgccaCCGCTTCCGCGCTTCCCACGACAGCTGCCGCCCACCAAGGAGCTGGTTCGAGCGCGCCTCGTTCGACTGCCAACGGTCGCAATGACAATGCCCTCGAGGATGACCACGCCGCTGATATCTCTCGCCTTGTCGCTGAGATGACAGGCCAGACCGAGTCTCACACAGACCAAAGCCCTGCCGGCCATGATGCCCAGTCATCCTCCAACTTgacctcctcatcctcctcctccgccgccgccgccgcctctgctACTCTTCCTCCCAGACCCCCACTGCCCCAGCAGACGGCTCCCATCTACCCTTCTGAAGAATACCGAGGCTTCCACCCGCAGAATGGCGCTTCTCAGGTCGCTCCCAACATGATCGCTCCCCCCACGCCGGGCCAGCCCTCCACCTACGTGTCTGCCGGTGCCCCTGGCACCACCCCGGACGCCTTTGGCaaccttcccccccctcctgcATCCGGTCTGAATGCGGCCGTCCCGATCACCTCCATGAATGCGCCTCCGTATCCCAATCCTGCCACTCACGCAGCTGGCCAGCCGGATGAGTCTACTGACCGCCAGAAGCACTGGGATACTTTTGTCAACGATGAACGACGGTACATGGCGGACGCGAAGTGGGATAGGTTCCCCGATGGCTCACGCATCTTCATTGGTTCGCGCTCTCTCTCATCAGGCAGACCTGACGGCGCCATTGACTTTTTCTCAGGCAACCTGTCGAGCGAACGCGTCTCGAAACGGGATGTTTTTGACATCTTTCACAAGTacggccgcctcgcccagATCTCCCTCAAGTCGGCCTATGGCTTCGTCCAGTACCACAGCCTGGAAGACGCCCAGGCTGCCATGGACAACCTCCAGGGCATCGAGATCAAGGGTCGCAAGATTC ATCTCGAGATCTCGCGCGctcagaagaagaaggacggcaacgAGCGCGCCCGTTCGCCGGATCGCGGGGGCCGGGGAGGTGGCCGGCAGTCGGGACGTCAAGATCGTCAGGACGCAGGTAACTCGCACCAAGATTCCCGTCGCAATCGCGATGACTACAGACCGAGTCGCAACTCGCCTTCCAGACGCAACGGCGGTCACGCCCGCGAGGACAGCCACGGTCGGGAGCGGCATCACTACGATGCCCAGGACCGCTCCCGTGGCCGGTCTCGTTCGCCTCAAGGTTACGGCCGCCAAAAAGACGCTTACCGCAGACGCACTCCCACCCCACCCGCTTACAACCGAGCCTCCGCGGCCGATGACCGCCTCGACATCCCCCGCCGCTACGGCAACCAGGTTCCTGATGTTCAGTTCCTGCTCCTCCAAGAGCTTAGTCGCGACTTCATTTCCTGGGTTGAGCGTGGCTTCACCGATCGAGGATTGAAGGTGGATGTTATGTTCCTTCACCCAAGCTTCCCGCGTGAGGCAATCATTCAAAGACAGGTGATCGAGGGCGTCCATGCCATCGTGGATCTCGACATGCACGCGCAGAACATCGGCAAAATCCCGGTTCGAGTTTTTGACCGCTCGGGCGGCCTGAGTGCCCGGTATGACGACTACCGCGACATTGACCCCCCTATCGCGGCAGAACTCGTCCTGCGTGCCAAGTCGCAAGCGATGCCGGCAGCTGCGCCGTACCAGAGTGCGCCCCCTCCTCAGCCACAGTACCAAGTATACGGACAGCAGCCGTATGGTCAGCCTGTGCCTCCCCACGCACCCACCTACCCCGGACACCAGGGTCCTCCCCGCGGCCCGCCTCCTgctcagcagcaggccgtcaACGCGGCGGATCTTGCCAGTATGATGAGTGGCATCGATAATGCAACCCTCCAGCGTCTATTGGCCAGCATGACCCCTCAAGGCGCCGGCCCAGCTGCTgccaacaacgccgccggagccgcgAACGCTCAGATTCAGGCCCTCATGGGAGGCATgcaggcggcgccgccttcagCACCGACTCAACCTGTCTCGTACGGCGGACAGGTTTATGCTCCCAACGGCCCGTCGTCTACCAATGGCCACCACCAGGCCCAAGCCGGCACTGGCGATTCAGCCGCGCAGGTCGAGAACATTATGGCGCAGCTCGCTCGATATCGGCAGTGA